The window ATACTCGTCTAGGGACATGCTGGCGATACGAGCTAGAAAACTTTCCAGGTCCTTCAGCCCTTGTTGGTATTCCTCTTCAGTCATAATATGCACGGTAGGTGTCGGTGAAGGGGTAGGCGTAGGAGTGGCCTGCTCCGTGCTGGTGAAGGGAGCTGTCGGCGTCGGGGTGATGGTTAAGTTCACATTCGAAGTTGGGGTAGGAGTCCAAGACGCGGCGGTGGCTGTCGCCTGGGCGCGCGCCTCGGCGGTGGCTGTGGCATCTGGCCCAGTGAGGAAGCCACGGCTGCTCGCCACCTGGGAACGCAACCGTTGTTCGATTTCTTCTGGCGATACGACAACGCCTCGCTGGGCTGCCACTTTTCGGACTACCTCCTCGTCAATCATCTGCTCCAGGACTTGCAGGCTGAAGGATTCTGGGTTCGCCAACAGGGATTCGAGCTGACTGATCTGCCCAGCGAAAAGGGATTGACCACCCTCAGAGGCGAATTGGGCATCTAGACGACGATACTGTTCCAATCGTCCTTCGAGGTTGTTTCGCTCCAGTTGCACCCGATGCCAGAAATCCTTAGTGCGGATAGAGACATCTCCCACCTTTGCAATAGCGAGATTGGGCTTCCGGATAAATTGATCTAATGCTCCTATCGCGAGGATCACCAAGGCGAGCGCAACGACAACGCCCGTGAAGATTTTGATGCGTAACGCTTGCTCACGCTGGCGACGGCCAATGGCGATCTGTTTGCGAGTCAGTTCAGGAGTCTCTTTGCCGCGTTCCTTCGCCATATGGACTTCAGGCTCCTCGTTCGCCCAAGCCAGACGATCACAACTCTGTCACATTAGAAGGCGGTTGGCAAACGAAGGGCATAGAGCTCGTTTCAGCCCTATGCCCTTCGCTTGCGATCCAGATGACGCAGCCACACCACCAACGAGGATAGCTTATGCAGCTCCCTGACGCCGCGATATGATGCGCACCTGTTCGCCCGTGAAAGGCAGCAATGCCAGATGGCGCGCTCGTTTGACCGCGACGGCTACTCGTCGCTGGTGTTTTGCACAGATGCCGGTCTTGCGGCGCGGGCGAAGCTGCCCTCGTTCTGTAATATAGCGGCTTAACACGTCCACCTGCTTGTAGTCCACATACTTGACATGTTCGGCGCAAAAGGCACACACGCGCTGCTGCCGCCCCAAACGGCGAACGCTGACATGTGTCCCCTGGGACTGAGCATCCCCAGACGCCGCTTCTTCCGTCTCCTCCTCTTCAAGGTCTAAATCCTCGTCGGTGTCGTCCAAATAGTCGTCTCGCTCTTCCACGTCAGCCAATGTAATCCTCCTCAGAAAGGGTGCCACCAGCCCAGCATTTATCGGTTATACTCGGATTCTTCCATATCAGGGCCGGCATCAAAGTCGGTGTCCGGAGCTCGGCTATCGAGCATAATCATCTCGTTGGCGACTAGTTCTGTGCGATAATGCTTTTGGCCATGCTCGTCGTCCCAGCCACGGGTTTGCAAGTGGCCTTCCACATAGACCCTGGAACCTTTGCGCAGGTATTGACTGCAGATCTCTGCCAGATTGCCCCAGGCGACCACGTTGAACCATTCAGTCGCGTCCCGTCGTTCGCCATCTGCAGTTACCCAGCTACGGCTGGTCGCCACGCTGAACGACGTCACAGGTTTCCCGCTCGGCGTGTACCGCATTTCCGGATCGCGTCCCAGGTTACCGATAATGATGACTTTGTTCAATCCTCGTGCCATATGTGCTCGCTCCCCTCCAGGCTTGAACCGCTACATAGTCTGATCTCACCAAGAGTTGCCAGTTGACTAATGATCTATCCGAATTTCCCAGATGGGCAAGAAGATCGTCTTTGCTGACTGTGAATGCTTCCCATGGGTTTTCGGATAGCTCTAAGCTCCTGGACGGACGATGAGATGACGCATGATCTCCTCGTTCAACCTGAGGTTACGGTCGAGGGCAGAGACAGCATTCGGAGGTATACGAAATCGCTGGAGGACGTAGAATCCTTCGATCTGCTTCTGAATTGGATAAGCCAGACGGCGACGCCCCCAGGGCGTCGTCTCTAATACCTCGCCTCCAGCCGCAGTAATCCAGCGGGTGACCCGCTCAATATGAGACATGATCCCTTCTTCATCGAGGCGAGGATGCAAGATGTACATCAACTCATAATCTCTCACGCTCGCCGATCAGCCTCCTTTCTCTGGGATTACCCCCGATCAAGCAGCGTCTGCGTCGGGGGCAGAAAGAACGAGGGCGTTAAGCCCTCGCCGCGAGCAACAACAATATAGCACAAAGCCTTCAGAGGGGCAAATCCGCTCGCATGGGCTGTGTCGAAGCCAAATGGCTAACAGCGCTTCAAGCTGTAGCGATATTTGTCAAACCCCTACGAATCAAGTATAATGGGACATAGGTGAGATAAACCCGGGGCGTAGCGCAGCCCGGTAGCGCACACGGATCGGGCCCGTGAGGTCGGAGGTTCAAATCCTCTCGCCCCGACTGGATTACCCTCATAGCTATAGGTGAGGGATCGAGTCTAGTCTCCCAATCCCGAACGATAGCCCTTTGCTATGGCCGGCTCATAAGTGAGTTGGACCAGACGACCTTGCCTTGTCGCAACAACGACGCTCCCAGGAGCAAGTGGACACAGACGATGGACGGCTAGCGGTTCGCTGTTTATGAGTTGTCCCTGTAGATCTACCGCCAGAAGCCGTTCTTGCGTCCCCACGAACCATACCTCGCATCCGGGCCACGCGGCTAAGCCGGTCACCGGGGCGCCAACAAGCAGACGCTGTTTGGGAG is drawn from Anaerolineae bacterium and contains these coding sequences:
- the rpsF gene encoding 30S ribosomal protein S6; protein product: MRDYELMYILHPRLDEEGIMSHIERVTRWITAAGGEVLETTPWGRRRLAYPIQKQIEGFYVLQRFRIPPNAVSALDRNLRLNEEIMRHLIVRPGA
- a CDS encoding peptidylprolyl isomerase — its product is MAKERGKETPELTRKQIAIGRRQREQALRIKIFTGVVVALALVILAIGALDQFIRKPNLAIAKVGDVSIRTKDFWHRVQLERNNLEGRLEQYRRLDAQFASEGGQSLFAGQISQLESLLANPESFSLQVLEQMIDEEVVRKVAAQRGVVVSPEEIEQRLRSQVASSRGFLTGPDATATAEARAQATATAASWTPTPTSNVNLTITPTPTAPFTSTEQATPTPTPSPTPTVHIMTEEEYQQGLKDLESFLARIASMSLDEYRRLIEVQLLEEKLREQVANEVPTVEEQVHARHILIAIRTPTPTPTPLPAGSQEPTPTPTATPLPGESQTSTPTPTPEPRTEEQALALAQELVKRLRAGEDFAKLAQEFSDDLGSKVNGGDLGWFGRGQMVPEFEQLAFSLEPGQISDPVKTMYGYHIIQVLEKDLARPVEPFLLEQRRAEAYQKLLNEQRQAIPIERYWSPDKVPPTPTPLIFPRQ
- the rpsR gene encoding 30S ribosomal protein S18, encoding MEERDDYLDDTDEDLDLEEEETEEAASGDAQSQGTHVSVRRLGRQQRVCAFCAEHVKYVDYKQVDVLSRYITERGQLRPRRKTGICAKHQRRVAVAVKRARHLALLPFTGEQVRIISRRQGAA
- a CDS encoding single-stranded DNA-binding protein; translated protein: MARGLNKVIIIGNLGRDPEMRYTPSGKPVTSFSVATSRSWVTADGERRDATEWFNVVAWGNLAEICSQYLRKGSRVYVEGHLQTRGWDDEHGQKHYRTELVANEMIMLDSRAPDTDFDAGPDMEESEYNR